A single genomic interval of Flavobacterium sp. N2820 harbors:
- the obgE gene encoding GTPase ObgE, whose protein sequence is MTEGNFVDYVKIYVSSGKGGKGSSHLHREKFIEKGGPDGGDGGRGGHVYIKGNKNLWTLFHLKFLKHMRAGHGGDGGSSRSTGHDGEDKYIEVPLGTVVKDQETGDVLFEITEHDEVRILAEGGKGGLGNWNFRSSTNQTPRYAQPGMPVKEVDVTLELKVLADVGLVGFPNAGKSTLLSVLTSAKPKIADYPFTTLKPNLGIVAYRDFQSFVMADIPGIIEGAAEGKGLGHYFLRHIERNSTLLFLVPADADDIKKEYEILLDELRRYNPEMLDKDRLIVISKCDMLDDELKAELKKQLDAAFKETPYLFISSVAQQGLQELKDKLWQMLNVEENKIV, encoded by the coding sequence ATGACAGAGGGAAATTTTGTAGACTACGTAAAAATATATGTTTCTTCCGGAAAAGGAGGAAAAGGCTCATCGCATTTACATAGAGAAAAATTTATTGAAAAAGGTGGTCCAGATGGTGGAGATGGTGGACGAGGAGGGCATGTTTATATTAAAGGAAATAAAAATCTTTGGACTTTATTTCATTTAAAATTTCTGAAACACATGCGTGCTGGTCACGGAGGTGATGGAGGAAGTTCAAGAAGTACAGGACATGATGGAGAAGATAAATATATTGAAGTGCCATTAGGAACGGTTGTAAAAGACCAAGAAACTGGCGATGTTTTGTTTGAAATTACTGAACACGATGAGGTAAGAATCTTAGCAGAAGGAGGAAAAGGAGGATTAGGAAACTGGAATTTTAGAAGTTCAACCAATCAAACACCTCGTTACGCACAACCTGGAATGCCTGTAAAAGAAGTAGACGTTACCTTAGAATTGAAAGTGTTAGCAGACGTAGGTTTAGTAGGTTTTCCAAATGCAGGAAAATCAACATTACTTTCTGTGTTAACTTCGGCTAAGCCAAAAATTGCCGATTATCCATTTACTACTTTAAAACCTAATTTAGGAATTGTTGCTTATAGAGATTTTCAATCATTTGTAATGGCTGATATTCCTGGGATTATTGAAGGAGCAGCAGAAGGAAAAGGGTTAGGGCATTACTTTTTGCGTCATATCGAGCGTAATTCAACTTTATTGTTTTTAGTTCCAGCTGATGCTGATGATATTAAAAAAGAATATGAAATTCTTTTGGATGAATTACGTCGTTACAATCCAGAAATGTTAGACAAAGATCGTTTGATTGTGATTTCAAAATGCGATATGTTAGACGATGAATTAAAGGCTGAATTGAAAAAACAACTGGACGCAGCATTTAAAGAAACACCTTATTTGTTTATATCTTCGGTGGCACAACAAGGTTTACAAGAGTTGAAAGACAAATTGTGGCAAATGTTAAACGTTGAAGAAAATAAAATAGTATAA